One Streptomyces sp. L2 genomic window carries:
- a CDS encoding amidohydrolase family protein, with product MALALRCARLVDVEAGAFLPDRTVVVEGERIRSVHPGTDTVPDGVEVLDLGDAMLCPGLIDLHTHLVGIAACGDPVQEIKQSAAQQAFESIVHARDTLHAGFTTVRDVGTYRAFVDTALRDATGQGIVPGPRMAVAGAYVTVSTGGGMITGLAPDIVLPREFRFGSVRDVDDVRERVRERRRSRPSAR from the coding sequence GTGGCTCTCGCGTTGCGCTGTGCGCGGCTCGTCGACGTCGAGGCGGGCGCGTTCCTGCCCGACCGGACCGTCGTGGTGGAGGGGGAGCGGATCCGTTCCGTGCACCCCGGAACGGATACCGTCCCCGACGGGGTCGAGGTCCTCGACCTGGGCGACGCCATGCTCTGCCCCGGCCTGATCGACCTGCACACGCACCTGGTCGGCATCGCCGCGTGCGGGGACCCGGTGCAGGAGATCAAGCAGAGCGCCGCCCAGCAGGCGTTCGAGTCGATCGTGCACGCCCGTGACACCCTGCACGCCGGTTTCACGACGGTCCGGGACGTCGGAACCTACCGGGCGTTCGTGGACACCGCCCTGCGGGACGCCACCGGCCAGGGCATCGTCCCCGGCCCCCGGATGGCTGTCGCGGGCGCGTACGTCACGGTCTCCACCGGCGGCGGGATGATCACCGGGCTCGCCCCCGACATCGTCCTGCCCAGGGAGTTCCGCTTCGGTTCGGTGCGGGACGTGGACGACGTACGGGAGCGGGTCCGGGAGAGACGGCGGTCGCGCCCGTCAGCGCGATGA
- a CDS encoding TetR/AcrR family transcriptional regulator, whose product MARKQVILRREEILDATVEQIKQRGIATTRVADVAGALNVSSGLVHYHFATKEQLVEEAFAHAARREMEALRTTVGRRTTAVARMKALLRLYSPVGQTPSWRLWVDGWSAGMREQGLQDVMQQMDAEWKARMTALVEEGAASGEFHCEDPRAAAWRITLFLDGLAVQLVARRGALEKAEAQRWVREHVAGQLGIPADLLGVRRARSTAGA is encoded by the coding sequence GTGGCACGCAAACAGGTCATTCTCAGGCGCGAGGAGATCCTCGACGCGACGGTGGAGCAGATCAAGCAACGGGGCATCGCGACGACCCGGGTCGCCGACGTCGCTGGAGCGCTGAACGTGAGCAGCGGACTGGTCCACTACCACTTCGCGACCAAGGAGCAGTTGGTCGAGGAGGCGTTCGCGCACGCGGCCCGCCGCGAGATGGAGGCGCTGCGCACGACCGTCGGCAGGCGGACGACCGCGGTCGCCCGGATGAAGGCGCTGCTGCGGCTCTACTCCCCGGTCGGGCAGACGCCGTCCTGGCGACTGTGGGTCGACGGCTGGTCAGCGGGCATGCGCGAGCAGGGACTCCAGGATGTCATGCAGCAGATGGACGCCGAGTGGAAGGCCCGTATGACGGCCCTGGTCGAGGAGGGGGCCGCGAGCGGCGAGTTCCACTGCGAGGACCCGCGGGCGGCGGCCTGGCGCATCACGCTCTTCCTCGACGGCCTGGCCGTACAGCTCGTGGCCCGGCGCGGCGCGCTGGAGAAGGCGGAGGCCCAGCGCTGGGTGCGCGAGCACGTGGCCGGGCAGCTCGGCATCCCCGCGGACCTGCTGGGAGTACGGCGGGCGCGGAGCACGGCGGGGGCGTGA
- a CDS encoding GntR family transcriptional regulator — translation MSADPVPHPLPLPKASRRGLAQEAADLLREAILSSHFPPGSQLREVELAGSLGVSRGSVREGLALLQREGLVHSVWHRGTTVIDVTVEDIEEVYTLRAALDRLAATSAQRSAAESQLDELDSLVGAMADEIGSAAADDASGARLLALDLAFHDRIYDAAGNRRLTGAWHAVRSQVHLFQLRRIALGHEHYRARVVDEHRELAALLRSDDRETLARRAEEHVDSARRSLLAGLSSPA, via the coding sequence ATGAGTGCCGATCCAGTCCCGCACCCGCTCCCGCTCCCGAAGGCCAGTCGCCGTGGGCTGGCGCAGGAGGCCGCCGATCTCCTGCGCGAGGCGATCCTCAGCAGTCATTTCCCGCCCGGTTCGCAGCTGCGGGAGGTGGAACTCGCCGGCTCGCTGGGGGTCAGCCGCGGATCGGTGCGGGAAGGACTCGCGCTCCTCCAGCGCGAGGGGCTCGTCCACAGCGTCTGGCACCGCGGCACCACCGTCATCGACGTCACCGTCGAGGACATCGAGGAGGTCTACACCCTGCGCGCCGCACTGGACCGTCTCGCCGCGACCAGCGCCCAACGAAGCGCGGCCGAGAGCCAGTTGGACGAACTCGACTCCCTCGTCGGCGCGATGGCGGACGAGATCGGCAGCGCCGCGGCCGACGACGCTTCCGGGGCCCGGCTGCTCGCCCTGGACCTCGCCTTCCACGACCGGATCTACGACGCCGCGGGCAACCGCAGACTCACCGGCGCCTGGCACGCCGTGCGCTCACAGGTCCACCTGTTCCAGCTGCGCCGTATCGCCCTCGGCCACGAGCACTACCGTGCCCGCGTCGTGGACGAGCACCGCGAACTGGCGGCGCTCCTGCGCTCCGACGACCGCGAGACGCTCGCCCGGCGCGCCGAGGAGCACGTCGACTCGGCCCGCCGCAGCCTGCTCGCGGGGCTGTCCTCGCCGGCGTGA
- a CDS encoding VOC family protein has protein sequence MSVRPAVHLAVPVDDLATARHFYGTVLGLSEGRSTDHWVDWDLHGHQLVTHVVPGGPVPAGTSEVDGHAVPVPHFGLLLSTEDFHTLAGRLRAAGAEFVVEPYRRFPGEPAEQWTMFLHDPAGNALEFKAFRDESQVFAR, from the coding sequence ATGTCCGTGCGTCCCGCCGTGCACCTGGCCGTACCGGTCGACGACCTCGCCACCGCACGCCACTTCTACGGAACCGTCCTCGGACTGAGCGAGGGACGCTCCACCGACCACTGGGTCGACTGGGACCTGCACGGCCACCAACTGGTCACCCACGTGGTCCCCGGCGGCCCCGTACCCGCCGGAACCAGCGAGGTCGACGGACACGCGGTACCCGTCCCGCACTTCGGCCTGCTGCTGTCGACCGAGGACTTCCACACCCTCGCCGGCCGACTCCGCGCGGCGGGCGCCGAGTTCGTCGTAGAGCCCTACCGCCGTTTCCCCGGCGAGCCGGCGGAGCAGTGGACGATGTTCCTCCACGACCCGGCCGGCAACGCACTGGAGTTCAAGGCGTTCCGCGACGAGTCCCAGGTGTTCGCGCGATGA
- a CDS encoding SDR family oxidoreductase — protein MRRVLVTGASRGIGRAVALAFAERGDRVGVHYAAGRADAEDTLRRLPGSGHALLAADLADPQAARDLVEGAVEQLGGIDVLVNNAATAPSEDTRHRVTDVSYADWQRHWHRMVDVNLLGAANVTYCVARHIVERGGTGSIVNIGSRGAFRGEPDFPAYGATKAALHAFGQSMAVALAPHGIAVTSVAPGFIATERQAPKLAGRDGGTLREQSPFGRVGTPEEVAAAVLYLASPEAAWSSGTVLDLNGASHLRT, from the coding sequence ATGAGGCGCGTGCTGGTCACCGGGGCGTCGCGCGGCATCGGCCGGGCCGTGGCCCTGGCGTTCGCCGAGCGCGGCGACCGCGTGGGAGTGCACTACGCCGCCGGCCGCGCCGACGCCGAGGACACACTGCGGCGCCTGCCCGGCTCCGGCCACGCCCTGCTCGCCGCCGACCTCGCCGACCCGCAGGCGGCACGAGACCTCGTCGAAGGCGCCGTAGAGCAGCTCGGCGGGATCGACGTCCTGGTCAACAACGCGGCCACCGCACCGTCCGAGGACACCCGGCACCGCGTGACCGACGTGTCCTACGCGGACTGGCAGCGCCACTGGCACCGCATGGTCGACGTCAACCTGCTCGGCGCGGCGAACGTGACGTACTGCGTCGCCCGGCACATCGTCGAGCGCGGCGGCACCGGCAGCATCGTCAACATCGGCTCCCGCGGCGCCTTCCGGGGCGAGCCCGACTTCCCGGCCTACGGCGCGACCAAGGCCGCCCTGCACGCCTTCGGGCAGTCGATGGCCGTCGCGCTGGCACCGCACGGCATCGCGGTGACCTCCGTGGCACCGGGCTTCATCGCGACCGAACGACAGGCACCCAAGCTGGCCGGCCGGGACGGCGGGACACTGCGCGAACAGAGCCCCTTCGGCCGCGTCGGCACCCCCGAGGAAGTCGCCGCCGCCGTCCTCTACCTGGCCTCACCGGAAGCCGCCTGGTCCTCCGGAACGGTCCTCGACCTCAACGGCGCCTCCCACCTGCGCACCTGA
- a CDS encoding TM2 domain-containing protein has protein sequence MSRHAEAPYGFDPQGRPYSDKSMIVAGVLQILLGFLGAGRFYVGSVGVGIAQLLTFGGLGVWALIDGILFLVSKRV, from the coding sequence ATGTCCCGTCACGCCGAAGCGCCGTACGGATTCGACCCGCAGGGCCGCCCGTACTCCGACAAGTCGATGATCGTGGCAGGGGTCCTGCAGATCCTGCTCGGATTCCTCGGCGCGGGCCGCTTCTACGTCGGCTCCGTGGGCGTCGGCATCGCCCAGCTCCTCACCTTCGGCGGCCTGGGTGTGTGGGCCCTGATCGACGGCATCCTCTTCCTGGTCAGCAAGCGGGTGTAG
- a CDS encoding endo alpha-1,4 polygalactosaminidase, with translation MPDRRRLHAAGRCHRLSRDHNDPPADGAYNICINAFQTQDPSAVEDTPSSWPRNLLVHDGGSVLMDPDWNEAFLDISTAANRTAIATRIEKHIDQCATKGFGAIELDNYDSYTRLLTRKRMPSIRAHTPRPPKVRSWAMPTPTEPT, from the coding sequence ATACCAGATCGGCGGCGGCTACACGCTGCCGGCCGGTGTCACCGTCTCAGCCGTGACCACAACGACCCGCCGGCGGACGGCGCGTACAACATCTGCATCAACGCGTTCCAGACGCAGGACCCCAGCGCCGTCGAGGACACCCCGAGCAGCTGGCCGCGGAACCTCCTGGTCCATGACGGCGGCTCCGTGCTGATGGACCCCGACTGGAACGAGGCGTTCCTGGACATCAGCACCGCGGCGAACCGCACCGCGATCGCCACCAGGATCGAGAAGCACATCGACCAGTGCGCGACCAAGGGGTTCGGCGCCATCGAACTCGACAACTACGACAGCTACACCCGCTTGCTGACCAGGAAGAGGATGCCGTCGATCAGGGCCCACACACCCAGGCCGCCGAAGGTGAGGAGCTGGGCGATGCCGACGCCCACGGAGCCGACGTAG
- a CDS encoding GntR family transcriptional regulator, whose amino-acid sequence MTGRPQLRRAAVSDQLFALLRDRILGGELPPGSALTAERDLSTEFGVNRHAVREAVKRLQQARLVDVSHGGRTLVLDWRRTAGLDLAVGIATADTGPSPKDLGRDALEMRACVGADAARLCAVRCSEQDAGEIVRAADRYADSGPDLTSLDAADVAWWRLIVEGSGNLAYLLAFNSLVGGALPVADVPDDLRAAELLDVEAHVRLAAHIAAREARAAEDLARELLSRSVPATPAGTAKPTSTATSTATTTERTVR is encoded by the coding sequence ATGACCGGGCGACCACAACTGCGGCGTGCGGCGGTCTCCGACCAGCTCTTCGCGCTGCTGCGGGACCGCATCCTCGGCGGCGAACTGCCGCCGGGCTCCGCGCTCACCGCCGAACGGGACCTGTCCACCGAGTTCGGAGTGAACCGTCACGCCGTCAGGGAGGCGGTGAAGCGGCTCCAGCAGGCCCGGCTGGTCGACGTCAGCCACGGCGGCCGCACGCTCGTCCTGGACTGGCGGCGCACCGCCGGTCTCGATCTGGCCGTGGGCATCGCAACCGCGGACACCGGACCCTCGCCGAAGGACCTCGGCCGGGACGCTCTGGAGATGCGGGCCTGCGTCGGCGCGGACGCGGCCCGCCTGTGCGCGGTGCGCTGCTCCGAGCAGGACGCCGGGGAGATCGTCAGGGCCGCGGACCGGTACGCGGACAGCGGGCCCGACCTGACCAGTCTCGACGCCGCGGACGTCGCCTGGTGGCGGCTGATCGTGGAGGGCTCGGGGAACCTGGCCTATCTGCTCGCGTTCAACAGCCTGGTGGGCGGCGCCCTCCCCGTCGCCGACGTGCCGGACGACCTGCGGGCCGCCGAACTCCTCGACGTCGAGGCCCATGTGCGGCTCGCGGCGCACATCGCGGCCCGCGAGGCCCGCGCCGCCGAGGACCTGGCACGCGAGCTGCTGTCACGCAGCGTACCGGCGACGCCGGCGGGGACAGCGAAGCCGACTTCGACGGCGACTTCGACTGCGACGACGACCGAGAGGACGGTGCGCTGA
- a CDS encoding sterol desaturase family protein, whose translation MLPAVFYAIPAFVLLVVVEALSYRFLPDDDERGYELRDTATSMSMGAGSQVIALPWKAVTVVLYAALFAVAPWQLSPSSPWTWVLLFFADDLAYYAFHRAHHRVRVLWASHVVHHSSIRFNLSTALRQSWTPMTGLPFWLPLALLGVPPWMILLEQSVSLVYQFFLHTERVDKLWRPVEWVFNTPSHHRVHHGSNNVYLDRNYGGILIVWDRLFGTFQPEGERVVFGLTKNIGTYNPLRVAFHEYAAAWRDVRAARRWRDRAGYVFGPPGWSPGTEG comes from the coding sequence ATGCTCCCCGCCGTGTTCTACGCGATACCCGCGTTCGTGCTCCTGGTCGTCGTCGAGGCGCTGTCGTACCGCTTCCTGCCGGACGACGACGAGCGCGGCTACGAACTGCGCGACACCGCGACCAGCATGTCCATGGGCGCCGGCAGCCAGGTCATCGCCCTCCCGTGGAAGGCGGTGACGGTCGTGCTGTACGCGGCCCTGTTCGCCGTCGCCCCCTGGCAGCTGTCGCCGTCCTCACCGTGGACGTGGGTACTGCTGTTCTTCGCCGACGACCTGGCGTACTACGCCTTCCACCGCGCCCACCACCGGGTACGGGTGCTGTGGGCGAGCCATGTCGTGCACCACTCCAGCATCCGCTTCAACCTCTCCACCGCGCTGCGGCAGAGCTGGACACCCATGACGGGCCTGCCGTTCTGGCTGCCGCTGGCCCTGCTCGGCGTCCCCCCGTGGATGATCCTGCTGGAGCAGTCCGTCAGCCTGGTCTACCAGTTCTTCCTGCACACCGAACGGGTCGACAAGCTGTGGCGGCCGGTGGAGTGGGTCTTCAACACCCCCTCCCACCACCGTGTCCACCACGGCTCCAACAACGTGTACCTGGACCGCAACTACGGCGGCATCCTCATCGTCTGGGACCGGCTGTTCGGCACGTTCCAGCCCGAGGGGGAGCGGGTGGTCTTCGGGCTGACGAAGAACATCGGCACCTACAACCCGCTGCGGGTCGCCTTCCACGAGTACGCGGCAGCCTGGCGCGACGTCCGCGCGGCCCGCCGCTGGCGCGACCGCGCCGGGTACGTGTTCGGACCGCCGGGCTGGTCGCCGGGCACGGAGGGCTGA
- a CDS encoding LacI family DNA-binding transcriptional regulator: MVDSDRPTVSDRADARGRVTIAEIAREAGVSVATVSKVLNGHAHVADATRQKVEALLESHNYLRRRSRPTHTVGLVDLVLNELDSPWAVEVIRGAEETAAQHGSGLVVSAVHGRPADILRWLDNLTRRGSDGVILAVTALTKGQRRKVQDLGVPLVVVDPVGNPDPTIPSVGATNWHGGLAATQHLIGLGHRRIGIITGPDDVLSARARLDGYRAALESAGIDVDPALEVRGDFHHGTGFDGARHLLALPEPPTAVFASSDLQALGAYDAARSAELQVGRDLSIVGFDDLPIASWASPPLTTVRQPLSDMAAMAARIVMQGVDNVLTGGMRRIELATVLVERESTGRPPAR; the protein is encoded by the coding sequence GTGGTCGACAGCGACCGCCCCACAGTGTCCGACCGGGCCGACGCCCGTGGCCGCGTGACGATCGCGGAGATCGCCCGCGAGGCGGGAGTGTCCGTGGCCACGGTCTCCAAGGTCCTCAACGGCCACGCCCATGTCGCCGACGCCACGCGCCAGAAGGTCGAGGCGCTGCTGGAGAGCCACAACTACCTGCGCCGGCGCAGCCGCCCCACCCACACCGTCGGGCTGGTCGACCTCGTCCTCAACGAACTCGACAGTCCCTGGGCGGTGGAGGTGATCCGCGGCGCGGAGGAGACCGCCGCCCAGCACGGCAGCGGCCTGGTCGTCTCCGCCGTGCACGGCCGGCCCGCGGACATCCTGCGCTGGCTGGACAACCTCACCAGACGCGGCAGCGACGGAGTGATCCTCGCCGTGACCGCGCTGACCAAGGGCCAGCGGCGCAAGGTCCAGGACCTCGGCGTCCCGCTGGTCGTCGTCGATCCCGTGGGCAACCCCGACCCCACGATCCCCTCCGTCGGCGCGACCAACTGGCACGGCGGGCTGGCCGCGACCCAGCACCTGATCGGACTCGGCCACCGCAGGATCGGGATCATCACCGGCCCCGACGACGTGCTCAGCGCCCGCGCCCGCCTCGACGGCTACCGCGCGGCGCTGGAGAGCGCCGGGATCGACGTCGACCCGGCGCTGGAGGTCCGCGGCGACTTCCACCACGGGACCGGTTTCGACGGCGCCCGGCACCTGCTCGCGCTGCCCGAGCCGCCCACCGCCGTCTTCGCCAGCAGCGACCTGCAGGCACTGGGCGCCTACGACGCCGCACGCAGCGCGGAGTTGCAGGTCGGGCGCGACCTCAGCATCGTCGGTTTCGACGACCTGCCCATCGCCTCCTGGGCGTCGCCGCCCCTGACCACCGTCCGCCAGCCGCTCAGCGACATGGCCGCCATGGCCGCCCGCATCGTGATGCAGGGCGTGGACAACGTCCTGACCGGCGGAATGCGCCGCATCGAACTGGCGACGGTGCTCGTCGAACGCGAGAGCACGGGCCGGCCGCCGGCTCGTTAG
- a CDS encoding extracellular solute-binding protein, whose product MNRALTLRFTTALATATALAATATACGSSGPGASGGGSGKVTVWALQDTALNPVQRKTVSTFNASSGDTKAAIQFFVNDPYKQKLQTALGSPNAPDVFLNWGGGNLTTYVKSGNVADLGTDLDASFKNEFLPSVMAGGTIDGKTYGVPMEGVQPVALFYNKDVFAKAGITQPPATWPDLLHDIDRMKARHITPIALAGSQAWTELMWLEYLLDRVGGPQVFVGIQAGKPGAWQDPAVTTALTMIRDLVDRGAFGTNYGSVGQDSGGADALLSKGRAGMELMGSWEYAGQLATAPDFVKKGKLGWTTFPTVPNGKGDAKNIVGNPCNFFSVTAKSKNRAAAVDFITKTVTEPSYVKNLIDIGQVPAIAGIEDQLKSGPNADYTTFVYGLVEHAPNFTQSWDQALAPATAQKLLTELQKVFNKQASPQQFVSAMDAE is encoded by the coding sequence ATGAACCGTGCCCTGACCCTCAGATTCACCACCGCCCTGGCGACCGCGACCGCCCTGGCTGCCACCGCGACCGCCTGCGGCAGCAGCGGCCCCGGCGCCAGCGGCGGCGGCTCCGGCAAGGTGACGGTGTGGGCCTTGCAGGACACCGCGCTGAACCCGGTGCAGCGGAAGACCGTCAGCACCTTCAACGCCTCCTCCGGGGACACCAAGGCGGCGATCCAGTTCTTCGTCAACGACCCCTACAAGCAGAAACTGCAGACCGCGCTCGGCTCGCCCAACGCCCCGGACGTCTTCCTCAACTGGGGCGGCGGCAACCTGACGACCTACGTCAAGTCCGGCAACGTCGCCGATCTCGGCACCGACCTCGACGCGTCCTTCAAGAACGAGTTCCTGCCCAGCGTCATGGCCGGGGGCACCATCGACGGCAAGACCTACGGCGTGCCGATGGAGGGCGTCCAGCCGGTCGCCCTCTTCTACAACAAGGACGTCTTCGCCAAGGCCGGCATCACCCAGCCCCCCGCCACCTGGCCGGACCTGCTCCACGACATCGACAGGATGAAGGCCCGGCACATCACGCCGATCGCGCTCGCCGGCTCGCAGGCGTGGACCGAGCTGATGTGGCTCGAATACCTGCTGGACCGGGTGGGCGGCCCGCAGGTCTTCGTCGGCATCCAGGCCGGCAAGCCCGGCGCCTGGCAGGACCCGGCGGTGACCACCGCCCTCACCATGATCCGCGACCTGGTCGACCGCGGCGCCTTCGGCACCAACTACGGCTCCGTCGGCCAGGACTCGGGCGGCGCGGACGCCCTGCTGTCGAAGGGCAGGGCCGGCATGGAGCTGATGGGCTCGTGGGAGTACGCCGGCCAGCTCGCCACCGCCCCCGACTTCGTCAAGAAGGGCAAGCTCGGCTGGACCACGTTCCCCACCGTCCCGAACGGCAAGGGCGACGCGAAGAACATCGTCGGCAACCCCTGCAACTTCTTCTCCGTCACCGCCAAGTCGAAGAACAGGGCCGCGGCCGTCGACTTCATCACCAAGACCGTCACCGAGCCGTCGTACGTCAAGAACCTGATCGACATCGGCCAGGTCCCGGCCATCGCCGGCATCGAGGACCAGCTGAAGTCCGGACCGAACGCCGACTACACCACCTTCGTCTACGGTCTGGTCGAGCACGCCCCGAACTTCACCCAGTCCTGGGACCAGGCACTGGCCCCCGCCACCGCGCAGAAGCTGCTCACCGAACTGCAGAAGGTCTTCAACAAGCAGGCTTCCCCCCAGCAGTTCGTCTCCGCCATGGACGCCGAGTGA
- a CDS encoding sugar ABC transporter permease, producing the protein MNTALRRSDGRPGALWAVPALLYFALFAVVPMALVVVLSFCRWNGLGSPHWAGTANWTRLLHDPDLGQSLRLSLLLTVVNWAVQTLICLPLGVWCAGHQRARAVLSTLFFVPLLMSSAAVALLFAALLDPNFGLAHAIGPWLGVDDGNFIGDPHLALWTVTAVVTWQFVPFHTLLYQAAARQVPAQLYEAATIDGAGRWRQFLSVTLPQLRHTVVTSSVLMLVGSLTYFDIVLILTNGGPGTSTRILPLHMYLTGFSSFDMGYAGVLAVLLLVAGTTLSLLVVRVTGFRRMTSRREGL; encoded by the coding sequence GTGAACACCGCGCTCCGGCGGAGCGACGGACGGCCCGGAGCCCTCTGGGCCGTCCCCGCCCTCCTCTACTTCGCCCTGTTCGCCGTTGTCCCCATGGCCCTCGTCGTCGTGCTCAGCTTCTGCCGGTGGAACGGCCTGGGCAGCCCGCACTGGGCCGGTACGGCCAACTGGACACGCCTGCTGCACGATCCGGACCTCGGCCAGTCCCTGCGCCTGTCCCTGCTCCTGACGGTGGTGAACTGGGCCGTGCAGACCCTGATCTGCCTGCCGCTGGGCGTCTGGTGCGCCGGCCACCAGCGCGCCCGGGCCGTCCTGAGCACTCTCTTCTTCGTCCCCCTGCTGATGTCCAGCGCCGCGGTCGCGCTGCTGTTCGCCGCGCTGCTGGACCCCAACTTCGGTCTCGCCCACGCCATCGGCCCCTGGCTCGGCGTCGACGACGGCAACTTCATCGGCGACCCCCACCTGGCGCTGTGGACCGTCACCGCCGTCGTCACCTGGCAGTTCGTGCCGTTCCACACCCTGCTCTACCAGGCCGCCGCCCGCCAGGTGCCCGCCCAGCTCTACGAGGCCGCCACCATCGACGGCGCCGGACGGTGGAGGCAGTTCCTCTCCGTCACCCTGCCCCAGCTGCGCCACACCGTCGTCACCTCCTCGGTGCTCATGCTGGTCGGCTCCCTCACCTACTTCGACATCGTGCTGATCCTCACCAACGGCGGCCCCGGAACCTCCACCCGCATCCTGCCCCTGCACATGTACCTGACCGGCTTCAGCAGTTTCGACATGGGCTACGCCGGCGTCCTCGCCGTACTCCTGCTCGTCGCCGGCACCACCCTGTCCCTGCTGGTCGTCCGCGTCACCGGCTTCCGGCGCATGACCAGCCGGCGGGAAGGACTGTGA
- a CDS encoding carbohydrate ABC transporter permease, which produces MSAKTLATTGRTAGTGSRGGPRAAAPRPRPGLVRRPGRPHRRPCRRPDWLGGLGAAAWLVIVAVPLYYVLASSLREKSDYLDAGPLSVPHHVVLSNYRTVLDSGFADYLWNSVLVTAATVALVLALALPAAYAIVRSRSRFVTAGFSVMLMGLAIPAQATIVPVYLLITRLHAYDTLTAIVLPTAAFSLPMAILVLTSTMRDIPGELYEAMTVDGANATQVLRSLVLPLTRPGLVTVGIYTALGAWNGFIFPLVLTQSEAHRTVTLGLWNYQGQQGGIDVPATMAAVVLSLLPLLAAYLVGRRHLLSGLTAGFGK; this is translated from the coding sequence ATGAGCGCCAAGACCCTCGCCACCACCGGCCGGACCGCCGGGACCGGCTCCCGAGGCGGCCCACGCGCGGCGGCACCCCGGCCGCGCCCCGGCCTCGTCCGCCGCCCCGGCCGCCCGCACCGGCGCCCCTGCCGCCGCCCCGACTGGCTGGGCGGCCTCGGAGCCGCCGCCTGGCTGGTGATCGTGGCAGTGCCCCTGTACTACGTGCTGGCGTCCAGCCTGCGCGAGAAGAGCGACTACCTGGACGCGGGGCCCCTGTCCGTCCCGCACCACGTGGTGCTGTCCAACTACCGCACGGTCCTGGACTCCGGCTTCGCCGACTACCTGTGGAACAGCGTCCTGGTCACGGCGGCCACCGTCGCGTTGGTGCTCGCCCTGGCGCTGCCGGCGGCGTACGCCATCGTCCGCAGCCGCAGCCGGTTCGTCACGGCCGGCTTCTCGGTGATGCTGATGGGCCTGGCGATCCCCGCGCAGGCCACGATCGTGCCGGTCTACCTGCTGATCACCCGGCTGCACGCCTACGACACGCTCACCGCGATCGTCCTGCCGACGGCCGCGTTCTCGCTGCCGATGGCGATCCTCGTGCTCACCTCCACCATGCGGGACATCCCCGGCGAGCTGTACGAGGCGATGACCGTGGACGGCGCGAACGCCACCCAGGTCCTGCGCTCCCTGGTGCTGCCCCTGACCCGGCCCGGCCTGGTCACCGTCGGCATCTACACCGCCCTCGGCGCCTGGAACGGCTTCATCTTCCCGCTGGTCCTCACCCAGAGCGAGGCCCACCGCACCGTGACCCTGGGCCTGTGGAACTACCAGGGCCAGCAGGGTGGCATCGACGTCCCCGCCACCATGGCCGCCGTCGTCCTGTCCCTGCTGCCGCTGCTCGCCGCCTACCTCGTCGGCCGCCGCCACCTGCTCAGCGGACTGACCGCCGGCTTCGGCAAGTAA